DNA sequence from the Proteobacteria bacterium CG1_02_64_396 genome:
GAGCGGGTGCGGTTGGAACAGGAGCGGATTGGGTTCGGCTGGGTTCTTCGCCATCTGTAGGGCGCCTCGGGCGAGGATCCATGCACGGGAACCCTTCGGCATTCAGAGTTCAACTTTGCAACATTCCCCGACGCGGGGGCTTTTGGTGGATGCGCTGCGCTTATCCACCCTACGAAACCTCCCCTCCCCCGAGACCGCCATGCAAACCCAAGCCCTGATCGTCGCCGACCACGTCAAAGCGCTCGCCCCCAAGATGGGGCAGCTGACCGACCTATTCTTCGACTACCTCTTCGCCATCGACCCCGAAACAAAGGCGATTTTTCTCGAAGATGCGGTGGCGCGGCGGACCAAGTTCGTCGCCATGTTTTCAACCTTCACGACCCTCAAACACTTCGAAACCATCCGCCCCGCCCTGATCGAGTTGGGCAAGCGCCACCTGGCCTACGGGGTCAAAGACCACTACTACGGCCACGGCAAAAAGGCGATTTTGCTGGCACTGGCTGCAGAGGGGTCGCTGAGCGCCGAGCGGGAGTCGGCGTGGCGGCAGATGCTCGATCAAACCATCAGCGCCATGTTGGAGGGGGCGCGGGAGCGCAAGCGGGGCATGACCGCCGAGGAACTGGCCGCCAGCGAGATGAACCGGGGGGAGCGGCTGGCGCCCGATCCGGGATTGCTGGAGGCGGTCGGGGGGGGCGACGGCATGTACGCCATCCACCTGAAGTTCTACGAAAAACTCTTCGAGGAGCCCTGGCTGGGACGCTTCTTCTGGGGCAAACACGAAACGGTGCTGGCCCGCAAACAGACCGAGTTTATGGTCGGCTGCATGGGAGGCCCCAACCGGTACCAAGGGGAGAGCCCCGCCATCGCCCACCTGGGCATGTTCATCACCGACGAGATGCTCGACGTGCGCGAGACAATCCTACGTCAGACCCTGGCCGAGTCAGGTTTAAACCCCGACATGCAGGAGCGCTGGCTGCGGATCGACAACGCCTTCCGGGCCGCGATTGTGAAAAGTGATGTCTCGGAATGTGTGATGCGAGGGATCGGGCAGCGCCCCATCGTCGCCAAAAAACCGGAGGGCTATCGCCCCCCCAAACCTTGAACGAGGAATAAAGCATGAAACGTCGCATCGCTTCGTCGCTGGCCGTGTTGGGATGGCTGGGGTTGTTCGTGGCAGCCGCCCAGGCTGCGCCGCCCCCGGCTCAGGCCTCGGTCAGCGGCAAATATTCCGGCTTGCAACAGGTGCTCAACTGCCCCCCCGACGCCGGCACCTACGGGCAATTTCGCGACTACGGCTGGTGGCAGGGGGGCCCCTGGTGCGGGCAGAACGGCAAGGCGGGATTTTGGGTCTGGGTGAACCCCAATTGGTACATCTGGAGCACCATTGGCGAGGCGCCCACCGCCGCGCCGGATGGCAACACCGACCAAGGCAAGCAACATTCGAACAAAGATTAAACCGCCGCACGCCACCGCCCCGATATCGGCTGGGCTTGCGGGTTTTCCTTTGGCGGATCGGGAAGGGGCTACCGGGGAATAGCGGGGGCAAGGAGAGGGCGTTGCCCCCTCCATCGCGGCGAGGGCGCCGCTCCTACAACAGCGCCCTCTTCGCCCCCCAAGCAAAAGCGGCCCCGACGGAGCACGCCCCTCCAGCAACCAAACCCCTGCGATGGGGCGCCCTTCCGGGGGGGAAGGATTGCTGGTCTTGCTTTGAGGAACAGCGGGCGGCCGATCTTGCCGTAACCCAGGGGTCGGCCTTTTGGAGGGACGCGCTTCGTCGCGTCCAGGCCACGCCCACGCGTGGCCCCCATGCCTCCCCTGCAAGAGAAGGGCTCGCAGGTGAAGCTTTGCCTGCCCCATCGCGGCGAGGGCGCCGCTCCTACAACAGCGCCCTCTTCGCCCCCAAGCAAAAGCGGCCACGACGGAGCACGCCCCTCCAGAAACCAAACCCCTGCGATGGGGCGCCCTTCCGGGGGGAAGGATTGCTGGTCTTGCTTTGAGGAACAGCGGGCAGCCGATCTTGCCGTAACCCCAGGGGTCGGCCTTTTGGAGGGACGCGCTCCGTCGCGTCCAGGCCACGCCCACGCGTGGCCCCCATGCCCCCCCCCAGCAAGAGAAGGGCTCGAAGGTGAAGCTTTGCCTGCCCCATCGCGGCGAGGGTGCCGCTCCTACAACAGCGCCCTCTTCGCCCCCAAGCAAAAGCGGCCACGACGGAGCACGCCCCTCCAGAAACCACACCATTCAACCGCCACCCCCTTCACCCCTCGCTCAGCCCCCGATACTGCAACCCATAAAACATCTCTAAATACCGTTTCAGCCCCTGTCGCTCGCGCCGCTCCATGAAGCGCCAGAAACCGTAGACCCTGGCCAAAGTGAGTAACCGCTTGGCGTGCAGCGACCAGGTGTAGCGGGCGGCGACCCGGGCCACCGCCCCCTGGGAAAGCCGTTCCCAATGAACAGGATCGTTGCGACAGCGCTCGAAGAACGCGGCCATCGCCTGCGCCCCCCGGTCCATGTGGTTGGGGTCGATGTGAAAGCCGGATACCCCATCTTCGATGATTTCCAGCGGGCCGCCGTAGCAGGTGGCGAAGAGGGGCAGACCCGAGGCCATCGCCTCGATCACCGTCAGCCCGAATGCCTCGAACCAGGCCGGTTGCACAAAGGCGCCGCGCCGGTCGGCGACCAGCCGGTAGAGCTCGCCGGTCAGGCTCTTGTCGAGGGTCATGCCGATCCAGCGCACTTGGCCATCCAGGCCGTAGCGCTCGAAAAGGGCGTGCATCTTGGCGATCTCTTCGCGCTCCTCGGCATCATCGCTTTGGCCGGGGTCGACCCTCCCCGCCACGATCACCAGGTTGACCTCTCCCCTCAGGCGGTCGCTCGCCCCGAACCCCTCCACCAATCCGGCGGTGTTCTTGATGCGGTCGAGCCGGGCCATGGTGAACAGAATCGGCTTGGCCGGATCCTCCAACCGGCCCCGGATTTGGGGGTGATCCCCCCCGAAAATCAGCGCATTGAGCTCCCCATGGAGTCCGGTCAACCGCCGTTCTCGGGCGTCGAAGGGGAAGAACACCTGGGGGTCAGCGCCGGGGGGGACGATGTTGAATTTGGGGTCGAAGATGTCGATCCCCTGCACCACCCGATAGAGGTCGGGCAGGGTGAAGGCGGTGTAGGACTCGTATTGCCCGATGGTCGCCTCGGTCCCGGCGATCTCTTGAAAGGTGCTGGCGACGATGAAGTCGGCGCTGTTCATCCCGATCAAATCGGCGGTGTACTGGGTCGCAAAACGGTAGCGCTGCTGGTTGTCGCGCCAGTAGAGGTCGCTGAGCAGGTACTTGGCCTTCTCAAGGGCGTGGGCGATGCCGCACTGGGTCACCCCGAGACGGCGAGAAAGCAAAGTCGCCACCAGATTGCCGTCGGAGTAGTTGCCCACAATCAGGTCGGGCCGCCCTCCCAGCTCGGCCAGGATCTCCCGCTCGGCATCCACGGCGAACCGCTCAAGAAAAGGCCAGATCTCGAAGCGGGAGACCCACTGCGGCAGCACCGACCCGGCTGCGTCGCGGAAGGGAACCCGCAAAATGCGGGTGCCTTGAGTCCCCGCCACAGGTTCAAGGCGGCGGTCGCAACTCGTCCCCCGCGCCTCGGGGATCAACCGGGTCACCACCAGGATTTGCGGCTCAACCTCAAGCCCCTGCTCGGCCAAATCGCGCCGCATCGCCTCCTCCAGGGCGCGGACCTGATCGAGAATGTAGACCACCTGACCGCCCGTGTCGGGCATCCCCAACACCCCCTCCTGACCGAAGAAACCGTGGGGGGTGATCAGGGTGAGCGAGAAGATCATGGGAATGCGGGCCAGAAAACGCTCCAGCGCCGCCGGTTCGGGCGCTTCGAGCAGGTCGAGCAACAGACCCATCCCCTCGCGGATGCGACCGACCTTGTCGCCCCACCCCGGCTCGAAGCCGAAGCCGCGTAGGGTGGCGGCGACCGCCTCCCACCCCTCGTCGGGGGAGCGGTGGGCCAGCCAGGCCAACGCTTGACGCAACCCTCGGCGCAGCGCCGCCCCGTCGGCGACCGTGGGGGACAGCAGCAGCGGCATCCCCCGAACCTGGTGCTCCTTGAGAAAAGCCAGTAGGCGTTCCCCCCCCGATTCCAAATCGTGAAACAGCATGCTGGCGATCCGCCGCCCGACGAAGGTCCCCCCCTGGCCAATCGAGTGGGATTCCCGCAGTTTGGGATGGCGACCGTCGAAGGGGGCCATGTCGATCTCGACCGGGAAGGGGCGTTCCATCCCCCCCAGTACCAGACGCTCCTTGGCCGCCAGGTAGTCGGCCACCCCGATCTCGTCGAGCGCCAACGTCTCGACGTGCAGCCGTAAAAACAGCCACTGCCCAATGCCGGGCCGCACCGCCCACCGGATAGTCCGCCCCTCCATGGCGATCTCCTGAGTCCGCTCGAACCAGTCGGCCAGGGGGGAGGCGGCCAGATCGGCGCAGTCGTTGCGGCGGCAGTATTCCCCGAAGCGATCGAGCACCTCGGAACGCAAAACGATGGGGTGGTCCAGGGCAAGCAGTCCGTGCATCAGCGGGTAAATCCGCTCCCGGTCGTCGTTCAGGAATGGGGTTAGGGTTGCGATCATGCGCTGGACTCCTCATCCACCTCGGGCCAAGGGATGTCGAAAAAGCGGTAATGGTCGATGGCCTCCAGAATCCCCTCGGCGTAGTGGCCGCGGGCGAAGAGCAGGTGGGGAATGTCGCGCAGCCGCTCCAACTCGGCGCTGTAATTGCCCACCACCACCCCCAGGGTGTTGCCGCGCAGCATCTCCTCGTCGTTGCCCGAGTCGCCCGCCACCAAAATGTGCTCGGGAGGAATCCCCCAGCGACTGGCAAAGTAGCGCACCGCCAATCCCTTCGAGCCCCGCACCGGCAGCAAATCGAGGTAGCGCTCGTGGGAGGCGATGACCCGGGCGTGCAGGTCGAGACGGCGCAGTTGTTGGACGATCCCCCGAATGGTGGGGGCGCGGTCGATGTCGATCAGGTAGCTGATCTTGTGCTTGCGCTGCTCGCTCTTGGCCTGGAGCCGCACGCCGGCAATCTTGGCCATCGCCTCGCGCAGCGCGTCGGGTCTCCAGCGATAGTCGATGTGGCGACTCCAGTTGCAGTCCTCGCTCAAATTGGGGCCGTAGTGGATTTCGCTGCCGACCGAGGTAATCAGCACCTCGGGCATCGGAACCCCCCACTGCTTGAGCACCTTCACCGCGCTGTCGAGGCGGCGACCGGTGGCGATGCCGAAGGCGGTTTGCGGGTGGTCGTTCAGCCGTTTTATCAGCTTTTTTAAGGAATCGGGATCGCCCAGCAAGGTGTTGTCGATGTCGCAGATCAGCACCCGGTCGACGCTGGTCAGGCGGTAGGCGCCGCGCACTAGGGCGCTGTCGGGGCGCAGCCGCTTGGGGCGTAGGGGGGCGATCTTCTTGAGGTAGCGCTCGATGTGGGCCTGCCAGGTGAAGTGTTTCTCGGCCTGGCTCGCCCCGCTTTTCGACCACTTGCGCCAGCGGGCCGGATCGTTCAATCCCGAGACGATTGCCTCCCCCATCCGGTCGGCATCCATTGGATCGACCAGCAGGCCATGTTGGCAGGTCGCCAGGATGTCGCGGGGGCCACCATCCTCGGTGGCGACCACCGGTAGGCCGCTGGCGGCCGCCTCGATCAGGGTCAAGCCAAAGGGTTCGTTGAGGGCGGGATTCACAAACAGGCCGCCGCTCTTGGCAGCCAGCCGGTAAAGCTCGGGGACGTCGGTAATCGCGTGGTGCTTGGGGTAGGCGACGTGACCGTAAAGGTCGTAGCGGTCGATCAGGCTCAGGATCTTGCCCATCACCTCGCGGCCGCCCCGGTCCATCGTCTCGATCTCGTCGCGGTTACCGGCAATCAGTACGAGGTTGGCGCGGTGCCGCAGATCGGGGTGCTCGGCAAAAGCGCGGATCAGGGTTTCGAAGTTCTTCTTAGGGTCGGGGCGGGCCAGCGCCAACACCATGGGCCGCTTGGGATGACGCAAAAAACGGTGGAGCTGGGCGGCGATGGGGGGGGTGCGGAAGTCCCTGGAGGGGGGGTGAAAACGCGCCAAGTTGACCCCGGGGGGGATGACCACCATCCGCTTGGGGTGAAAATTGCCGTAAAGGCCATATTGATCGTCGACCTCCTGCCGGGTGCTGGCGACCACCAGGGCGGCATGGTCGAGGGTGATCTCCTCGGCCTCGATGCGCTGGCCGAGGTTGTACTGCGCCTCGGAGGCTTCGGTGGACATCCCCTGTTCGTGCAGACGGCGCTGCTTGACCCGGCCCAGCGAGTGGCCGGTGTGAATCAGAGGTACCTCCAACAGCCCCGCCAACCGGGCGCCGACCCACCCGGCATCGGCGTAGTGGCTGTGAATCCAATCGGGGGTGCGCCCCACCCGGCGGAAGTGTTGTAAGGCGGCATCGGTGAAGGAGTAAAGATGGGGCCAGAGCGACTCCTTGCGCAGGTAACGTCGGGGACCGCAGGGCAGCCGCACGATGAAGGCGTTGGGGGCGATGGGCTCGATCGGCTCGGCGTAATCGGGATCGACCTTGGGATCGATCACTTGCCGGGTGATGAGGTCGACCCGTGCCACCTCGGGGCTTGCCGCCAAGGCGCGGGCCAACTCCAGCACGTAGCGAATCTGCCCCCCGGTGTCGGCGTCGCGCCCCAACTCCAGATGACTACCCCGCATCAAACCGTGGATGCTCAACAGCGCCACGTAGACCTTGGGCCGCTCCCGACTCATGACTTGTCCTCCTCATACCGCGTAAAATCGGGGGCGGTTGCCCCCGTTTGGGTGCAGATGCGTGCGGCGAACGCCACCGCACGGTGCAGCGTTTCCTCCTGCGACCACCCCGACAAGATCCCCCGGATCCACATCGCCGCCAGGCCGTCCCCCGCCCCCACCGCATCGACAAAGTCGGTGACAGGGGGGGGCGGCACTTGGATCGTCGGCCCCTCGCCGACCGCCAAGGCCCCTTGCGCCCCCAGGGTGACGATCAGGGTCTCCCACCCTTTTTGCCTACGCAGCCGCTCGGCCCGACGAATGAAGGGGGCGGGGTCGAGCCCCTCCAAATTGGCGACGATCTCGAATTCCTCGGCGTTGAGCTTGACCCAGCGGGCGCCGCCCAGGGCCAGGGTGACCAGGTCGGGAGTCCACCAGGGGGGGCGCAGATTGAGGTCGACAAAGCGGGGCAGGTCGGGGGCAAGCAGCGATTGCCAGGCGCGCCGCGATTCGGGGGCGCGCAGCGCCAGACTGCCGTGGTAGAGCAACGCGGGCGGGCTCCGAAGGGGCACGGGGGGGGCGATGAAATCCCAGGCGCTACCGGGGGGGATGTCGAAGTTCGGCTCGCCGTGGGCGATGCTCACCTCGACCGCCCCTGTGGGGTGGTCGGGGTCGTGTTGCAGGGCGGCGCGGTTCATTCCCCAGCGCTGCATCGCCGCCTGAATGTGGGCGCCGGGGGGGTCGAGACCGATCCGGCTGAACAACAGCGGCGCCAGCCCCCACCCCTGCAAATGCCAGGCGACATTGAAGGGGGCGCCGCCCAAGACTTGCCTGCCGTCGGGGAAACGGTCGAACAGAACCTCCCCAAAAATCAGGGGGGGTGCGATGGATGCTTGAGGAGGCATGTTGACCCCTGCGGCGGTCGATTGCCGGTTTTGATGGATGTCACCCCTTGACCATACCCGATTGAAATGATCGGGCAACCCGTTCCCTCGGGGCCGCCTCCTGGGTTATCGTCGGGCGACGCTTCTCCCCTCTTTCGGCAAGGATCCCCATGACCCTCGCGGCACCCCTCATCGTCGGCGCCATCGGTACCCCCTCCGATATCGTTTCTGGGCAGGTTGTCTCCAGCTTGCTAGAGACAACCTCCATCACCCTGACCCACGGTGCCGCCTTCACCGGACGGCCCGGCACCCGTATTCACGCCGACGACAACTGGGTGCTCAAGCTGCGGACCGAACACGATTTCGATCTGGAGACCACCGCCACGAAGTGGGTCGAGCATCGACTGACTCAAGAGCGCACCCTGGGCATCTACCACCCCAGCCGCACCTGGTTTGTCGCCTCGGTCGAAGGGGTGCTGCGCTGCGGCAACATCTCGCGCCGCCTCGACCCGCTGCACAAAGAGGTCGAACGCAGCATCGTTGCGGATCATTCCCGGTTTCTCGACCGGGTCGATCAGTTGTTCGATCTCTACCTGGGGACCGTACAAAGGCACGAAATGCGGCTCGACGAGGGGTTGTCGAACTTTGGCAGCGACGACGAGGGGCGGCTGTTTTATCTGGACGACGATCTGTACGCCTGGGATCAGTACGTGGCGCTTGCGGCCACCCTGGCGGTCTGGTTGCGGCGCTACGAGGCGCTGGACGAAGCGCTCGCCCGCGCCCTTGGGGACAGGCTGCATCGGGCTTTGGAGCAGCATCGCTGCGGCGACATGGCACCCCGCCAGGTTCAGGAGCACCTCAAGGACCAGTTCGTTGCCGACAGCCTTAAACCACGGATGAAGGGGTTGATGGCGGGGGTGGGAGGGTTACACACCCAGTGCGCGGCGGTGGAGAGCTTCGACGCCGAGCGTTTGGGCCGCATCCTCGACGGGGAGGAGGGGGAGGTTCCCGTCGCGCTGTTGGCCGACATTCACTCCAATCTTCCAGCCCTACGCGCCGTCCTCGATTATCTGGAGTTACGCCGCATCGAACACATTCTGATTTTGGGCGATACCGTCGGCTACGGTCCCCATCCCAAGCAGTGCATCGAGGCGCTCGTTCAGGCGGGGGCGGTCTGTCTGTTGGGCAACCACGAAAACGCCTTAGTGCAGGGAGACGACAGCCTCATCACCTCCCGCTCGGCCCGCTGGGCGCTGGAATGGAGCCGCCCCCTACTCGACAGCGATGACCTGGCTTGGCTCGCCTGCCTCCCCCCCCGCCTGACGGGCAACGGCTGGATGGCGGTCCACGGCGCCCCGATGGATCCCACGTTTTTCAACGCCTACGTCTACCAAATGACCTATGAGGACAACCTCGATTGGATGGGACAACACGGGGTAGGGATTTG
Encoded proteins:
- a CDS encoding HAD family hydrolase yields the protein MSRERPKVYVALLSIHGLMRGSHLELGRDADTGGQIRYVLELARALAASPEVARVDLITRQVIDPKVDPDYAEPIEPIAPNAFIVRLPCGPRRYLRKESLWPHLYSFTDAALQHFRRVGRTPDWIHSHYADAGWVGARLAGLLEVPLIHTGHSLGRVKQRRLHEQGMSTEASEAQYNLGQRIEAEEITLDHAALVVASTRQEVDDQYGLYGNFHPKRMVVIPPGVNLARFHPPSRDFRTPPIAAQLHRFLRHPKRPMVLALARPDPKKNFETLIRAFAEHPDLRHRANLVLIAGNRDEIETMDRGGREVMGKILSLIDRYDLYGHVAYPKHHAITDVPELYRLAAKSGGLFVNPALNEPFGLTLIEAAASGLPVVATEDGGPRDILATCQHGLLVDPMDADRMGEAIVSGLNDPARWRKWSKSGASQAEKHFTWQAHIERYLKKIAPLRPKRLRPDSALVRGAYRLTSVDRVLICDIDNTLLGDPDSLKKLIKRLNDHPQTAFGIATGRRLDSAVKVLKQWGVPMPEVLITSVGSEIHYGPNLSEDCNWSRHIDYRWRPDALREAMAKIAGVRLQAKSEQRKHKISYLIDIDRAPTIRGIVQQLRRLDLHARVIASHERYLDLLPVRGSKGLAVRYFASRWGIPPEHILVAGDSGNDEEMLRGNTLGVVVGNYSAELERLRDIPHLLFARGHYAEGILEAIDHYRFFDIPWPEVDEESSA
- a CDS encoding sucrose synthase, which codes for MIATLTPFLNDDRERIYPLMHGLLALDHPIVLRSEVLDRFGEYCRRNDCADLAASPLADWFERTQEIAMEGRTIRWAVRPGIGQWLFLRLHVETLALDEIGVADYLAAKERLVLGGMERPFPVEIDMAPFDGRHPKLRESHSIGQGGTFVGRRIASMLFHDLESGGERLLAFLKEHQVRGMPLLLSPTVADGAALRRGLRQALAWLAHRSPDEGWEAVAATLRGFGFEPGWGDKVGRIREGMGLLLDLLEAPEPAALERFLARIPMIFSLTLITPHGFFGQEGVLGMPDTGGQVVYILDQVRALEEAMRRDLAEQGLEVEPQILVVTRLIPEARGTSCDRRLEPVAGTQGTRILRVPFRDAAGSVLPQWVSRFEIWPFLERFAVDAEREILAELGGRPDLIVGNYSDGNLVATLLSRRLGVTQCGIAHALEKAKYLLSDLYWRDNQQRYRFATQYTADLIGMNSADFIVASTFQEIAGTEATIGQYESYTAFTLPDLYRVVQGIDIFDPKFNIVPPGADPQVFFPFDARERRLTGLHGELNALIFGGDHPQIRGRLEDPAKPILFTMARLDRIKNTAGLVEGFGASDRLRGEVNLVIVAGRVDPGQSDDAEEREEIAKMHALFERYGLDGQVRWIGMTLDKSLTGELYRLVADRRGAFVQPAWFEAFGLTVIEAMASGLPLFATCYGGPLEIIEDGVSGFHIDPNHMDRGAQAMAAFFERCRNDPVHWERLSQGAVARVAARYTWSLHAKRLLTLARVYGFWRFMERRERQGLKRYLEMFYGLQYRGLSEG